From one Henriciella marina DSM 19595 genomic stretch:
- the hisC gene encoding histidinol-phosphate transaminase, which produces MSGPTPLSNILAITPYKGGQKLDHGWKLSSNENPLGCSDKAVEALTNAARHLELYPDGSAFALRQAIGEKYDIDPDRIVCGAGSDEIFQLLGRAYLQPGDEVLQSAHGFLVYSLVAQQSGAKLVSAPEKDLHTDVDAMLERVTDKTKIVFLANPNNPTGSYIPYDEVKRLHAGLKEDVLLVLDGAYAEYVKQDDYNEGMEMAREYPNVLMTRTFSKIHGLAGLRLGWAYGPESVIDAVHRVRGPFNVTSVAQAACLAALGDDAFVAKSVAHNNGELARMRPALETMGFEVVPSVANFLLIDFGSEKRAEAADVYLRSQGIVIRDMKAYGLPNFMRLSIGTTEANDDVLKAFDAFAEAS; this is translated from the coding sequence ATGAGCGGACCAACGCCACTTTCGAACATTCTCGCGATCACCCCTTACAAGGGGGGCCAGAAGCTCGACCATGGCTGGAAATTGTCCTCAAACGAGAACCCGCTCGGCTGCAGCGACAAGGCGGTCGAGGCGCTGACGAATGCGGCTCGCCACCTTGAGCTTTATCCAGACGGGTCGGCCTTTGCCCTGCGTCAGGCGATCGGCGAGAAGTACGATATCGACCCGGACCGCATTGTCTGCGGCGCAGGCTCTGACGAAATCTTTCAGCTGCTTGGCCGCGCATACCTCCAGCCCGGCGACGAAGTGCTGCAGTCGGCGCACGGCTTCCTCGTCTACAGCCTTGTTGCCCAGCAGTCCGGCGCCAAACTTGTCAGCGCGCCTGAAAAGGACCTGCACACCGATGTCGATGCAATGCTGGAGCGCGTCACCGACAAGACGAAGATCGTCTTCCTCGCCAATCCGAATAATCCGACCGGCAGCTATATCCCCTATGACGAGGTCAAGCGCCTGCACGCTGGCCTGAAAGAGGATGTCCTCCTGGTGCTCGACGGGGCATATGCCGAATACGTCAAACAGGACGACTATAATGAAGGCATGGAGATGGCGCGCGAGTATCCCAACGTTCTGATGACGCGCACTTTCTCCAAGATCCACGGGCTTGCGGGGCTGCGTCTCGGCTGGGCCTATGGACCCGAAAGCGTGATCGACGCGGTGCACCGTGTGCGCGGGCCGTTCAACGTGACCTCGGTTGCGCAGGCCGCCTGCCTTGCCGCGCTCGGCGACGACGCCTTCGTGGCCAAATCGGTCGCGCACAATAATGGTGAGCTGGCCCGGATGAGACCCGCGCTGGAGACGATGGGCTTCGAGGTCGTTCCGAGTGTCGCGAACTTCCTGCTCATCGATTTCGGCAGCGAAAAGCGCGCCGAAGCGGCAGACGTATACCTGCGCTCACAAGGCATCGTGATCCGTGACATGAAAGCCTATGGCTTGCCGAACTTCATGCGCCTGTCGATTGGCACGACAGAGGCCAATGATGATGTCCTGAAAGCCTTCGACGCCTTCGCAGAGGCCAGCTAG
- a CDS encoding alpha/beta fold hydrolase, translating into MPYIQGANKTDIYVKDWGEGPPVILIHGWPLNADSWEYQAVKIAEAGYRVITYDRRGFGRSEQPWAGYDYDTMSDDLAAIIKELDLKDATLAGFSMAGGEVCRYMSRHDGRGIKKAALISSIAPYMLQTDDNPDGAPIDVFEGIKAELRQNRQQFLANFFKDFYGNGTEAGGVSDEVLHWSWQMAMLASPKATLDCVDAFGKTDLRPDFDAMDVPLLVVHGTGDQTVPIDATGRQAAKLAKNAELKEYDGAPHGLTATHAGQLTSDLLEFLKA; encoded by the coding sequence ATGCCTTATATTCAGGGTGCAAACAAGACCGATATCTATGTGAAGGATTGGGGCGAAGGCCCTCCCGTCATCCTCATACATGGTTGGCCGCTGAATGCCGACAGCTGGGAATATCAAGCCGTGAAGATCGCAGAAGCCGGCTACCGCGTCATCACTTATGACCGCCGCGGCTTTGGCCGGTCCGAGCAGCCATGGGCCGGGTATGACTATGACACCATGTCGGACGATCTGGCGGCCATCATCAAGGAGCTGGACCTGAAGGATGCAACGCTGGCCGGGTTTTCCATGGCTGGCGGCGAGGTCTGCCGCTACATGTCCCGCCATGATGGCAGGGGCATCAAGAAAGCCGCGCTCATCTCTTCCATTGCGCCCTACATGCTGCAGACCGACGACAATCCGGACGGCGCCCCCATCGATGTCTTTGAAGGGATCAAGGCAGAGCTGCGCCAGAACCGGCAGCAATTCCTGGCCAATTTCTTCAAGGATTTTTATGGCAACGGCACCGAAGCAGGCGGTGTTTCCGACGAGGTCCTGCACTGGTCCTGGCAGATGGCGATGCTCGCCTCTCCAAAGGCAACGCTCGATTGTGTCGATGCGTTCGGCAAGACAGACCTTCGCCCGGATTTTGACGCCATGGATGTCCCGCTTCTCGTCGTCCATGGCACAGGCGACCAGACGGTCCCGATCGACGCCACCGGCCGTCAGGCTGCCAAGCTCGCCAAGAATGCGGAGCTGAAAGAATATGACGGCGCGCCGCACGGCCTGACCGCCACGCATGCGGGTCAGCTGACGAGCGACCTTCTGGAGTTCCTGAAGGCCTGA